Proteins from one Cicer arietinum cultivar CDC Frontier isolate Library 1 chromosome 3, Cicar.CDCFrontier_v2.0, whole genome shotgun sequence genomic window:
- the LOC101489497 gene encoding AP2-like ethylene-responsive transcription factor BBM, translating to MASMNLLGFSLSPQEHPSTQDQTVASRFGFNHPDGISSSNQVQQDQCFDLSTPHHSSLNHLSHPFSIYEAFHTNNNIHTTQDWKQNYNNQNLLLGASCINQNANNNHQQVQPKLENFLGGHSFTDHQEYGSNSVVSPYSSIQLPVQSEAVCGDGNTSNTNSIGLSMIKTWLRNQPPPENNNNESGGRVQTLSLSMSTGSQSSSSVPLINANVSGEISSSSENKQPPATTTAALDSNQSGVNENTVPRKSIDTFGQRTSIYRGVTRHRWTGRYEAHLWDNSCRREGQTRKGRQVYLGGYDKEEKAARAYDLAALKYWGTTTTTNFPISHYEKELEEMKHMTRQEYVASLRRKSSGFSRGASIYRGVTRHHQHGRWQARIGRVAGNKDLYLGTFSTQEEAAEAYDVAAIKFRGLSAVTNFDMNRYDVKSILESSTLPIGGAAKRLKDMEQVVELNVDNVHRTEQDHSTTIINTSHLTDHHQTINNNNNNNNYGAWHGLSFQQQHHPYNTTTNNNMQLHNYTYGTQTQKLWCKQEQDSDDHHSYDHIHHQLQLGNSNNNSTHNFFQPNSGLQNMMNMDSGSMDNNSSASNSVVYGGDHGNNGYGGSYMIPMVNENEIKGFGYENVFGTSDPYHAHARNLYYQQQLTVDQGGSNSNNNNNWVPTAIPTITPRTTNVSLCPPFTLLHE from the exons ATGGCCTCTATGAACTTGTTAggtttctctctctctccacAAGAACACCCTTCAACTCAAGATCAAACGGTGGCTTCTCGTTTTGGATTCAACCACCCTGATGGAATCTCAAGTTCTAATCAAGTACAACAAGATCAGTGCTTTGATCTCTCAACTCCTCATCACTCTTCACTCAACCACCTTTCTCATCCTTTTTCCATTTATGAAGCTTTCCACACAAATAACAACATTCACACCACTCAAG attggAAGCAGAACTACAACAACCAAAACCTACTATTGGGAGCTTCATGCATTAATCAAAATGCGAACAACAACCATCAACAAGTTCAACCAAAGCTAGAAAACTTCCTTGGTGGACACTCTTTTACAGACCATCAAGAATACGGCAGCAACTCAGTTGTGTCGCCGTATTCTTCAATACAGCTTCCGGTTCAGTCGGAAGCTGTATGTGGTGATGGAAACACAAGCAACACAAACTCCATAGGTTTGTCAATGATAAAAACATGGCTAAGAAACCAACCACCACCAGAAAACAACAATAATGAAAGTGGAGGGCGTGTGCAAACTCTATCACTTTCAATGAGTACTGGTTCACAGTCAAGTTCATCAGTTCCTCTTATCAATGCAAATGTGAGTGGTGAGATCAGTTCATCATCGGAAAACAAACAACCTCCGGCAACTACAACGGCGGCACTTGATAGCAACCAAAGTGGTGTCAATGAAAATACTGTGCCTAGAAAGTCCATTGATACATTTGGTCAAAGAACTTCCATATACCGTGGTGTAACAAG GCATAGATGGACAGGGAGATATGAGGCTCATCTTTGGGACAATAGTTGTAGAAGAGAGGGGCAAACTCGTAAAGGAAGACAAG TTTACTTGG GAGGTTATGACAAAGAAGAAAAGGCAGCTAGAGCCTATGATTTGGCAGCACTAAAATACTGGGGAACAACTACTACAACAAATTTTCCC ATTAGCCATTATGAAAAAGAATTGGAAGAAATGAAGCACATGACAAGGCAAGAGTACGTTGCGTCATTGAGAAG GAAAAGTAGTGGTTTTTCTCGCGGTGCATCCATTTACCGAGGAGTAACAAG ACATCATCAACATGGTAGATGGCAAGCTAGGATTGGAAGAGTTGCAGGCAACAAAGATCTCTACCTAGGAACTTTCA GCACTCAAGAAGAGGCAGCAGAGGCATACGATGTAGCAGCCATAAAATTCAGAGGACTAAGTGCAGTGACAAACTTCGACATGAATCGATACGATGTGAAAAGCATACTTGAAAGCAGCACTTTACCGATTGGTGGTGCTGCAAAGCGTTTAAAGGACATGGAGCAAGTAGTTGAATTGAATGTGGATAATGTCCATAGAACAGAACAAGATCATAGTACAACCATCATCAACACTTCACATTTAACTGATCATCATCAAACcatcaataacaacaacaacaacaacaactatGGAGCTTGGCATGGTCTATCATTCCAACAACAACATCATCCTTACAATACTACAACCAACAACAACATGCAATTACATAATTACACTTATGGTACTCAAACTCAAAAGCTTTGGTGCAAACAAGAACAAGATTCTGATGATCATCATAGTTATGATCACATTCATCATCAACTACAGTTAGGGAACAGTAACAATAACAGCACTCACAATTTCTTTCAACCAAATTCTGGTTTACAAAATATGATGAACATGGATTCTGGTTCAATGGATAATAACAGTTCTGCATCTAACTCTGTTGTTTATGGTGGTGATCATGGTAATAATGGTTATGGTGGGAGCTATATGATTCCAATGGTTAATGAGAATGAGATAAAGGGATTTGGTTATGAGAATGTTTTTGGAACAAGTGATCCTTATCATGCACATGCAAGGAATTTGTATTATCAGCAACAATTAACGGTTGATCAAGGAGGGTCAAatagcaataataataataattgggtTCCAACTGCAATTCCAACAATTACACCAAGGACTACTAATGTGTCTCTTTGTCCACCATTCACTTTGTTGCATGAATGA
- the LOC101489813 gene encoding putative metallophosphoesterase At3g03305, translating into MKSRTEKHDGNATSPKRGSMRVFIAAVVIVCSIYCCSGERVIEGGSDSVVWVVQLSDLHFSVHNPNRALDFNNLVGPALSIINPSLVLITGDLTDGKSKDLLTMKQNEDEWVEYKNVMDGVIERSGLHKRLFFDLRGNHDSFGVPVIGGSFDFFSKYSINGQMGRNGSVNSVTLETKERKHLFVGIDSTMSTGLRGPTNLFGHPTDQLLRDLDLELSHWDSQSEKPVTKISFGHFPLSFSAPSSSGRTLKDVFLKHSVSAYLCGHLHSRFGKNLKRHHQLSNRFLSLQSFFQFNIHQNSIESTVNCSSGAPTQEFWEWEMGDWRKNRAFRILAIDRGYVSYIDLDLKSSAKHAIVLPTFPLDSRFMQTSSCRHNYECKSVPSSSYETIRALVFSVSPVESVVARVYDSQSGNLDLVVEAHMTKHTDESSRGNLYVARWNYKAFEDTSPDRFWLQIEVTDNMGRSTLTELRPFSINSRSFMLSWTWKEFLVMGCQWASLYYPLLFSSLFFLFTFLALPKALLVFQKNTYTYKNFIANKGIVNGVLWILQDLCRVRTLWFGWLGYLFYLVLFPWFMGQVFTEGKSMVYMTYMGWAVETSNGKGKHEFVGSPDIMVLVLPHILFVVLPAIFVTAALTSERVIYRERVLAFSGKKRDDIGSNSRRPLLNGNHRSTISNSHLGKRRIRMLLCVACLAICWKHFMNCRTLVKAYDMNPVLHFLGYGLSIPLLLAYAVGKTRSAR; encoded by the exons ATGAAATCGCGAACAGAAAAGCACGATGGTAACGCGACTTCACCGAAACGCGGAAGCATGAGGGTGTTTATCGCCGCAGTGGTGATTGTGTGCAGCATTTACTGCTGCAGTGGAGAAAGAGTGATAGAAGGAGGAAGTGATTCAGTGGTTTGGGTTGTTCAGCTTTCCGATCTTCATTTCAGCGTTCACAATCCAAACAGAGCACTCGACTTCAACAACCTTGTGGGACCCGCACTTTCCATCATCAACCCCTCCCTCGTCCTCATCACCGGCGACCTCACTG ATGGTAAAAGCAAGGATTTGCTAACGATGAAGCAGAATGAGGATGAGTGGGTGGAATACAAGAATGTGATGGATGGAGTTATTGAGAGAAGTGGACTTCACAAAAGATTGTTCTTTGACCTCAGAGGAAACCATGATAGTTTTGGTGTCCCAGTTATTGGTGGTTCCTTTGATTTCTTTTCTAAATACAGCATTAATGGGCAAATGGGCAGAAATGGGAGCGTCAATAGTGTCACCCTTGAG ACTAAGGAGCGGAAACATCTCTTTGTTGGGATTGATAGCACAATGTCAACCGGCTTACGAGGTCCAACTAATCTTTTTGGGCATCCCACTGATCAATTACTAAGGGATTTGGACTTGGAACTCTCACACTGGGATTCTCAGTCGGAAAAACCAGTCACCAAAATATCCTTTGGGCATTTTCCACTCTCATTTTCTGCACCCTCTAGTTCTGGAAGAACCTTGAAAGATGTTTTCCTAAAGCACTCTGTATCAGCCTACCTGTGTGGGCATCTCCATTCTAGGTTTGGCAAGAACTTAAAGCGGCACCATCAGTTGAGTAACCGTTTTTTATCCTTGCAGAGTTTTTTTCAGTTTAACATACATCAAAATTCTATTGAAAGCACCGTAAATTGTTCATCGGGAGCCCCTACACAAGAGTTTTGGGAGTGGGAGATGGGTGATTGGAGAAAGAATAGAGCCTTTCGAATTTTAGCCATTGATAGAGGTTATGTTTCATATATTGACCTTGATCTCAAATCTAGCGCCAAACATGCAATTGTATTGCCCACTTTTCCTTTAGACTCTCGCTTCATGCAGACATCTTCATGCCGTCATAACTATGAATGTAAATCTGTGCCCTCTTCATCTTATGAGACAATTCGAGCTCTGGTATTTTCTGTTTCTCCAGTTGAGTCTGTTGTGGCTAGGGTCTATGATTCACAATCTGGAAATCTTGATTTAGTTGTAGAAGCCCATATGACCAAGCATACTGATGAAAGTTCTAGGGGAAATCTCTATGTTGCTCGATGGAATTACAAAGCCTTTGAGGATACTTCTCCTGATAGATTTTGGCTTCAAATTGAAGTGACTGACAACATGGGCAGATCAACTTTAACTGAATTAAGGCCATTTTCTATTAATAGTCGTAGCTTCATGCTTTCTTGGACCTGGAAGGAGTTTTTGGTCATGGGATGCCAGTGGGCCTCCTTATACTAtccattattattttcttctttgttcTTTTTGTTCACCTTTCTTGCTCTTCCAAAAGCTCTCCTTGTTTTTCAAAAGAATACATATACATACAAGAACTTTATCGCCAATAAAGGCATAGTAAATGGTGTATTATGGATCCTCCAGGATCTCTGCAGGGTTCGTACATTATGGTTTGGTTGGTTAGGATACTTATTTTATCTTGTATTGTTCCCCTGGTTTATGGGACAAGTTTTTACTGAAGGGAAGAGTATGGTGTACATGACCTATATGGGTTGGGCTGTAGAGACTTCTAATGGAAAGGGGAAGCATGAGTTTGTTGGATCCCCAGATATAATGGTGTTGGTTCTTCCCCATATATTATTTGTGGTTTTGCCTGCAATTTTTGTCACTGCTGCTCTGACTTCCGAAAGAGTGATTTACCGGGAACGTGTGTTAGCATTTTCAGGGAAGAAAAGAGATGATATTGGTTCAAACTCCAGAAGACCTTTATTAAATGGAAACCACAGAAGCACAATATCTAATTCCCACCTTGGCAAGCGAAGGATTCGGATGCTTCTGTGTGTGGCATGCTTGGCAATATGTTGGAAGCATTTTATG AACTGCAGAACTCTTGTAAAAGCTTATGATATGAACCCAGTACTCCATTTCCTAGGTTATGGTCTATCAATCCCCTTGTTATTGGCATATGCTGTTGGCAAAACCAGAAGTGCTCGATGA